The following coding sequences lie in one Salmo salar chromosome ssa13, Ssal_v3.1, whole genome shotgun sequence genomic window:
- the adrm1 gene encoding proteasomal ubiquitin receptor ADRM1 isoform X1 codes for MSSGALFPSLVSGSRGSSSKYLVEFRAGKMTMKGSTVTPDKRKGSVYVQQTDDSLIHFCWKDRGSGNVDDDLIIFPDDCEFKKVSQCTTGRVFVLKFKAGSKRLFFWMQEPKSDKDEEYCRKVNEYLNNPPMPGALGSGGSSSHELSALGGEGGLQSLLGNMSHTQLMQLIGPTGLGGLGGLGALAGPGLASLLGSGGPATSSSSSSSRSQSAAVTPSSGSTATRISSTVAPTTPVTPAATSAASPTVTPTTPAAQTPVVPAAVGSPTQPIQLSDLQSILATMNVPAMSAAVAVQGGDVDLASVCTPEIMAPILSNSEVQQRLLPYLPSGESLPQSAEEIQNTLTSPQFQQAMSMFSSALASGQLGPLMNQFGLPSAAVDAANKGDVEAFAKAMEGTDKDKDKKDDDEDMSLD; via the exons ATGTCTTCAGGTGCCCTATTCCCCAGCTTGGTGTCAGGCTCCCGGGGCTCGTCCAGTAAATACCTGGTGGAGTTTCGTGCCGGTAAGATGACCATGAAGGGTAGCACAGTGACACCGGACAAACGTAAGGGCAGTGTGTACGTCCAACAGACGGACGACTCCCTCATCCACTTCTGCTGGAAGGACCGGGGGTCTGGAAACGTTGATGAT gacCTGATCATCTTCCCTGATGACTGTGAGTTCAAGAAGGTGAGCCAGTGTACTACTGGACGTGTGTTTGTGCTTAAGTTCAAGGCTGGATCCAAGAGGCTGTTCTTCTGGATGCAG GAGCCTAAATCAGACAAAGATGAGGAGTATTGCCGTAAGGTGAATGAGTACCTGAACAACCCTCCCATGCCTGGAGCACTGGGCAGTGGAGGTAGTAGCAGCCACGAGCTGTCTGCTCTAGGAG GTGAGGGTGGCCTGCAAAGCCTCCTGGGTAACATGAGCCATACACAGCTGATGCAGTTGATTGGACCAACTGGTCTGGGAGGACTTGGTGGTCTAGGGGCCCTAGCAGGACCAGGTCTGGCCAGTCTGTTAGGCAGTGGAGGCCCTGCTACCAGCTCCTCATCCTCCAG CTCCCGTAGTCAGTCTGCGGCCGTCACCCCGTCTTCCGGTTCCACCGCCACCCGGATCAGTTCGACCGTGGCCCCCACCACTCCGGTTACCCCCGCTGCCACCTCCGCTGCCTCCCCCACTGTCACCCCCACCACTCCTGCTG CCCAGACCCCTGTAGTGCCTGCAGCCGTCGGTTCCCCCACCCAGCCCATCCAGCTCAGCGACCTGCAGAGCATCCTGGCCACTATGAACGTACCGGCCATGTCGGCTGCCGTCGCCGTACAAGGAGGTGACG TGGACCTGGCCAGTGTGTGTACCCCGGAGATCATGGCTCCTATCCTGTCTAACTCTGAGGTACAGCAGAGGCTTCTACCCTACCTGCCCTCGGGAGAGTCTCTACCTCAGAGTGCAGAAGAGATCCAGAACACACTCACCTCACCACAGTTCCAACAG gcGATGAGTATGTTTAGCAGTGCCTTGGCGTCAGGACAGCTCGGACCTCTCATGAACCAGTTTGGTCTGCCCTCAGCGGCTGTTGATGCAGCTAACAAAGGAg ATGTGGAAGCGTTTGCCAAAGCCATGGAAGGGACTGACAAGGATAAAGACAAGAAGGATGACGATGAGGACATGAGTCTGGATTAG
- the adrm1 gene encoding proteasomal ubiquitin receptor ADRM1 (The RefSeq protein has 1 substitution compared to this genomic sequence), whose amino-acid sequence MSSGALFPSLVSGSRGSSSKYLVEFRAGKMTMKGSTVTPDKRKGSVYVQQTDDSLIHFCWKDRGSGNVDDDLIIFPDDCEFKKVSQCTTGRVFVLKFKAGSKRLFFWMQEPKSDKDEEYCRKVNEYLNNPPMPGALGSGGSSSHELSALGGEGGLQSLLGNMSHTQLMQLIGPTGLGGLGGLGALAGPGLASLLGSGGPATSSSSSSSRSQSAAVTPSSGSTATRISSTVAPTTPVTPAATSAASPTVTPTTPAAQTPVVPAAVGSPTQPIQLSDLQSILATMNVPAMSAAVAVQGGDVDLASVCTPEIMAPILSNSEVQQRLLPYLPSGESLPQSAEEIQNTLTSPQFQQAMSMFSSALASGQLGPLMNQFGLPSAAVDAANKGDVEAFAKAMEGTDKDKDKKDDGEDMSLD is encoded by the exons ATGTCTTCAGGTGCCCTATTCCCCAGCTTGGTGTCAGGCTCCCGGGGCTCGTCCAGTAAATACCTGGTGGAGTTTCGTGCCGGTAAGATGACCATGAAGGGTAGCACAGTGACACCGGACAAACGTAAGGGCAGTGTGTACGTCCAACAGACGGACGACTCCCTCATCCACTTCTGCTGGAAGGACCGGGGGTCTGGAAACGTTGATGAT gacCTGATCATCTTCCCTGATGACTGTGAGTTCAAGAAGGTGAGCCAGTGTACTACTGGACGTGTGTTTGTGCTTAAGTTCAAGGCTGGATCCAAGAGGCTGTTCTTCTGGATGCAG GAGCCTAAATCAGACAAAGATGAGGAGTATTGCCGTAAGGTGAATGAGTACCTGAACAACCCTCCCATGCCTGGAGCACTGGGCAGTGGAGGTAGTAGCAGCCACGAGCTGTCTGCTCTAGGAG GTGAGGGTGGCCTGCAAAGCCTCCTGGGTAACATGAGCCATACACAGCTGATGCAGTTGATTGGACCAACTGGTCTGGGAGGACTTGGTGGTCTAGGGGCCCTAGCAGGACCAGGTCTGGCCAGTCTGTTAGGCAGTGGAGGCCCTGCTACCAGCTCCTCATCCTCCAG CTCCCGTAGTCAGTCTGCGGCCGTCACCCCGTCTTCCGGTTCCACCGCCACCCGGATCAGTTCGACCGTGGCCCCCACCACTCCGGTTACCCCCGCTGCCACCTCCGCTGCCTCCCCCACTGTCACCCCCACCACTCCTGCTG CCCAGACCCCTGTAGTGCCTGCAGCCGTCGGTTCCCCCACCCAGCCCATCCAGCTCAGCGACCTGCAGAGCATCCTGGCCACTATGAACGTACCGGCCATGTCGGCTGCCGTCGCCGTACAAGGAGGTGACG TGGACCTGGCCAGTGTGTGTACCCCGGAGATCATGGCTCCTATCCTGTCTAACTCTGAGGTACAGCAGAGGCTTCTACCCTACCTGCCCTCGGGAGAGTCTCTACCTCAGAGTGCAGAAGAGATCCAGAACACACTCACCTCACCACAGTTCCAACAG gcGATGAGTATGTTTAGCAGTGCCTTGGCGTCAGGACAGCTCGGACCTCTCATGAACCAGTTTGGTCTGCCCTCAGCGGCTGTTGATGCAGCTAACAAAGGAg ATGTGGAAGCGTTTGCCAAAGCCATGGAAGGGACTGACAAGGATAAAGACAAGAAGGATGACGATGAGGACATGAGTCTGGATTAG